In the genome of Streptomyces sp. SAI-127, the window CGAGGGAGTCGACCGGATGCCAGCGGTCCCGCGGGCCGGGGCGCCAGCCCGGGCGGCGCAGCACCACGGAGGGCACGCCGGTCACCGCGGCCGCCTGCGCCGCGTGGGCGGTGATCACACGGGCGAAGGGATGTGTGGCGTCGACCAGGGCGTCGACGTGCTCCTGCCGCATCCAGTCGGCCAACCCTGCCACTCCGCCGAACCCCCCGATCCGCACCTCCCCCGCGACCGCGCCCGGCCGGGTCACCCGCCCCGCGAGCGAGGTGGTGACGCGAACCCCCGGCCGCGCCGTGAGCGCGGCGGCCAGTTCACGGGCCTCGGTGGTGCCGCCGAGGATCAGGATGTGGGGGGCCATGGCGGGTAGCGTACGAGGTCAGGGGCGGAAGTCGGCACGGTGGGTGCGCGGCTTCCACCGACGGCGGTCGCCCTCCGGCAGGGCTTGCGAGACGCACGAGGACAGGCGCTTCCGTCCGTCCTCGTGCCAAGGCGGGGCCACCCCGCAGCGCGTTGATCGGCTCGACGAGCGAGATCGCGCCCGGCACGGTCAGCGCCTCCGCACGAGCACAGGCGCTTCCGCCCGTCCGTGGTTATCGTCCGGGCATGGCATCCGTGCGCGCAGTCCTGATCGACATCGACGGGGTTCTCACCGTGTCGTGGGAGCCGTTGCCGGGGGCGGTGGCGGCGTTGCGGGAGGTTCGGGAGGCGGGTTTCGGGGTCGCGCTGGTGACCAATACGACCTCGCGGACGCGGGCGTCGATCGCCTCGGTGCTGGAGGGGGCGGGATTCGCCGTGTCGGCGCAGGACATTCTCACCGCGCCCGCGGTCACCGCCGCGTATCTGGCCGAGCGCTGTCCCGGCGCGCGCTGCACGCTGCTGAACAGTGGGGACATCGCCGAGGATCTCGCGGGCATCACGCTCGTCGGCGGCGAGTCCGAGGACGTCGATGTCGTCGTCCTCGGGGGTGCCGGGCCCGAGTTCGGCTACGCGGCGCTCAACCAGGCCTTCGGGCACCTCCAGCGCGGGGCCCGGCTGGTGGCGATGCACCGCAATCTGTACTGGCGTACCGACGACGGGCTCCAGCTCGACTCGGGCGCCTTCCTGGCGGGGCTGGAGAAGGCCGCCCGGACCGACGCCGAGGTCACCGGCAAGCCGTCGCCCGCGTTCTTCGAGGCGGCGCTCGCACGGCTCGGGGTCGGTGCGGACGAGGCGCTGATGGTGGGGGACGACATCGAGTCGGACGTGCTGGCCGCGCAGCGCGCCGGACTCACCGGGGTGCTCGTGAAGACCGGGAAGTACCTCCCGGAGACCCACCGCTCCGCCAGTGGCACACCCGACCACGTGATCGAGTCCTTCGCGGACCTGCCGGCGCTGCTGGGCGGGTCAGCGGATCAATAGCTGTACGCCGCCCACGATCGTCGCCGCGATCACCAGCTGTTCGAAGAGTCTCTGGTTGATCCGGTTCACAGCCCATTTGCCGAGGAACGCACCGGGCACGACGAACGCCACGAGGGCGAGGTCGAGCAGCAGCGAGTGGCCGTCGATCAGGCCGAGGCCGACGCTGAAGGGCACTTTGGAGACGTTGACGATCAGGAAGAAGAACGCCGAGGTGCCGAGGAAGCCGAGTTTGCGGAAGCCCGCCGACAGCAGGTACATCGACATCACCGGACCGCCGGCGTTGGCGACCATGGTGGTGAAGCCGCCGAGGACGCCGTAGGAACGGGCCTTGACGCGGCCCGTCCGGGTGGCGACCTCGTCGGGTTCCTCCGCCGCCTCGGCCGCGCGCCGGCGCCACAGCGTCACTGCGGCCATGAACAGCAGGATCGCGCCGATCGACGTCCGTACGATCCCGTCGTCCGCCCATTGCAGGAACAGCGTGCCGGCGACCACGCCGACCGCGACCGCCGGGAACAGCCGCCAGAGCGTGGGCCAGTGGGCGTGCCGTCGGTAGGTGAGCACCGCGAGCACGTCCCCGGCGATCAGGA includes:
- a CDS encoding HAD-IIA family hydrolase, producing MASVRAVLIDIDGVLTVSWEPLPGAVAALREVREAGFGVALVTNTTSRTRASIASVLEGAGFAVSAQDILTAPAVTAAYLAERCPGARCTLLNSGDIAEDLAGITLVGGESEDVDVVVLGGAGPEFGYAALNQAFGHLQRGARLVAMHRNLYWRTDDGLQLDSGAFLAGLEKAARTDAEVTGKPSPAFFEAALARLGVGADEALMVGDDIESDVLAAQRAGLTGVLVKTGKYLPETHRSASGTPDHVIESFADLPALLGGSADQ
- a CDS encoding sulfite exporter TauE/SafE family protein, which produces MDTMTLWHISGWGFAALAAAAVLVGFSKTAVSGANTVSLAIFAAVLPARASTGALLPILIAGDVLAVLTYRRHAHWPTLWRLFPAVAVGVVAGTLFLQWADDGIVRTSIGAILLFMAAVTLWRRRAAEAAEEPDEVATRTGRVKARSYGVLGGFTTMVANAGGPVMSMYLLSAGFRKLGFLGTSAFFFLIVNVSKVPFSVGLGLIDGHSLLLDLALVAFVVPGAFLGKWAVNRINQRLFEQLVIAATIVGGVQLLIR